TCGAGGTGGACGAGGGGGGCGAGGTAGTCGGCCGTGCCCATCGCGATGACCGGCGGGACGATCATCACGACCAGCAGGGACAGGACGAACACCAGCCAGCCCGCGAGCCGCCCGGCCATCGTCGAGACCATGGCGTACTCGCCGCCGGCGCTGGGGATGAGGGTGCCCAGCTCGGAGTAGCAGAACGCCACCGCGACGCAGAGCAGCGAGCCGATGGCGATGGTGAGGGCGGTGGCGGTTCCCAGCGAGCCGAACAGGTCGGGGACAACCACGAACAGGGTGGAGGCGGGGGTCACGCAGGAGAGGGTGAGGAGGGTGCCACCGACGACTCCGATGGAGCGCTTGAGCTTCCCGGGGTGACGGTCCGGCGCCTGCGCGGCGGCGGTCTCGACAGGGCGGAGCGTGTCGGTCATGCGGCGGTTCCCATCGGCTCGGCGGTGAACTGCGCAGCATCACATCCCGACGAAAGCAGCACGTCAATGGCTGTTTACCTACGAAATCCGCAGCAGAACCAGGCTTTCACTGCCGTTTTGGGAAGCGGAGGCCAACGGGAACGGGGCGGGGGCTCCCTGCGGTTACCGCAGGGAGCCCCCGGAAAAAACTTTCGGTCGTCGCCTCAGTGGTTGCGCGGGAAGCCCAGGTCCACGCCCGCGGGGGCGTCGGCCGGGTCCGGCCAGCGGGTGGTGACGACCTTGCCGCGGGTGTAGAAGTGCGTGCCGTCGTTGCCGTAGATGTGGTGGTCGCCGAAGAGCGAGTCCTTCCAGCCGCCGAAGGAGTGGTAGCCCACGGGGACCGGGATCGGCACGTTCACGCCGACCATGCCGGCCTCGACCTCCAGCTGGAAGCGGCGGGCCGCGCCGCCGTCCCGGGTGAAGATCGCGGTGCCGTTGCCGAACGGGGAGGCGTTGATCAGCTCCAGGGCCTCCTCGTAGGTCTCGGTGCGCAGCACGGTCAGCACCGGGCCGAAGATCTCGTCCTGGTAGGCCTTGGCGGACGTGGGCACCTTGTCGAGCAGCGAGATGCCGATCCAGTGGCCGTCCTCGAAGCCGTCGACGGTGTGACCGGTGCCGTCCAGGACGACATCGCAGCCCTCGGCCGCCGCGCCCTCCACGTAGGAGGCCACCTTGTCGCGGTGGACCTTGGTGATGAGCGGGCCCATCTCGGACGTGGGGTCGTCACCGGGGCCGATCTTGATCTTCTCGGCGCGCTCGCGGATCTTCTCCACCAGCTCGTCGCCGATCGAGCCGACGGCGACCACCGCGGAGATGGCCATGCAGCGCTCACCGGCGGAGCCGTAGGCGGCCGAGACGGCGGCGTCGGCGGCCGCGTCGAGGTCGGCGTCGGGCAGGACCAGCATGTGGTTCTTGGCGCCGCCGAGGGCCTGGACGCGCTTGCCGTTGGCGGAGGCGGTGGTGTGGATGTAGCGGGCGATCGGGGTCGAGCCGACGAAGGAGACGGCCTTGACGTCCGGGTGCTCCAGGAGGCGGTCGACGGCCACCTTGTCGCCGTGGACGACGTTGAAGACGCCGTCCGGCAGGCCCGCCTCCGACAGCAGCTCGGCGATCTTGAGGGAGGCCGACGGGTCCTTCTCGGACGGCTTGAGGACGAAGGTGTTGCCGCACGCGATGGCGATGGGGAACATCCACATCGGCACCATCGCCGGGAAGTTGAACGGGGTGATGCCCGCGACGACGCCCAGCGGCTGGCGGATCGAGGCGACGTCGACGCGGCTGGCGACCTGCGTGGACAGCTCGCCCTTCAGCTGGACGTTGATGCCGCAGGCCAGGTCGACGATCTCCAGGCCGCGGGCCACCTCGCCGAGGGCGTCGCTGTGTACCTTGCCGTGCTCGGCGGTGATCAGTTCGGCGATCGCGTCCCGGTTGGCGTCCAGCAGCGCGCGGAACTTGAACAGGATCGAGGTGCGCTGGGCCAGCGAGGACTGGCCCCACGTCAGGTAGGCGTCCTTGGCGGCGGCGACCGCCGCGTCCACCTCGTCGGCCGAGGCGAACGCGACCTTCGTCGTCACCTCGCCGGTCGCCGGGTTGGTCACCGGCCCGTGCGTGCCCGAGGCGCCTTCGACGGTCTTGCCGCCGATCCAGTGGTTGACGATCTTCGTCATGGCCGGGAACTCCTTCACAGATGGCGGCGTCGGGTGGAGACGTGCCGTTCGTACAGCTCACGTGCCTTGACCGCGGACGGCCGTGTCGCGGTCTCGGCCACGGGTACATCCCACCAGGCCTGGGCGGGAGGCGCGCCCGACACTGTGTCTGCCGTTTGGGTCTCCACGTAGACACATGTGGGCGTGTCGGCGGCCCGGGCCTCGGCGAGGGCCTCCCGCAGGTCCCGTACGGTCTTCGCGCGCAGCACGCGCATGCCGAGGCTGGCCGCGTTGGCGGCGAGGTCGACGGGCAGCGGCGGCCCCGTGTACGAGCCGTCCTGGGACGGGTAGCGGTAGGCGGTGCCGAACCGCTCGCCCCCCACCGACTCCGACAGGCCGCCGATGGACGCGTAGCCGTGGTTCTGGATGAGCAGGACCTTGATCGCGATGCCTTCCTGCACGGCCGTGACGATCTCCGTGGGCATCATCAGATACGTGCCGTCACCGACCAGCGCCCACACGGGCCGGTCCGGGGCGGCCATCTTGACGCCGATGGCGGCGGGGATCTCGTAGCCCATGCAGGAGTAGCCGTACTCCAGGTGGTACTGGTCGGGCGATCGGGTCCGCCACAGTTTGTGCAGGTCGCCGGGGAGGGAGCCGGCGGCGTTGATCAGGATGTCCGACTCGTCGGCGAGTTCGTCCAGGGCGCCGAGGACCTGGGGCTGGGTCGGGCGGGTGTCCGGTTCGTCCACCTCGTAGCAGGCGTCGACGCGCTGCTCCCAGCGCTCCTTGTCCTCGGTGTACTCGGTGGCGTAGGTGCCGGCGACCCGGTACGCGTGCGGGCGCAGGGCGTTGGTGAGCTCCCGCAGGCCGCTGCGGGCGTCCGCGATCAGGGGCCGGCCGGCGAGCTTGTGGCCGTCGAAGGGGGCGATGTTGAGGTTCAGGAACCGGACGTCCGGGTTCGAGAAGAGGGTGCCGGAGGCGGTGGTGAAGTCGGTGTAGCGGGTGCCGGTGCCGATCACCAGGTCGGCGGTGCGGGCGAGTTCGTTCGCGGTGGCGGTGCCCGTGTGGCCGACGCCGCCGACGTCCTGGGGGTGGTCGTGGCGCAGGGAGCCCTTGCCGGCCTGGGTGGAGGCGACCGGGATGCCGGTGGTCTCGGCGAACTCGGCGAGGGCCTCCTCGGCGCGGCTGTGGTGGACGCCGCCGCCCGCGATGACCAGGGGCCTCTTCGCCGCCCGGATCGCCTGCACGGCCTCGGTCAGTTCCGTCGGGTCGGCGCCGGGACGCCGTACGGTCCAGACGCGCTCGGCGAAGAACTCCTCGGGCCAGTCGTACGCCTCGGCCTGCACGTCCTGGGGCAGGGCGAGGGTGACGGCGCCGGTCTCGACGGGGTCGGTGAGCACGCGCATCGCGGCGAGCGCCGACGGGATCAGGGCTTCCGGGCGCGTGATCCGGTCGAAGTACTTCGAGACCGGCCGCAGACAGTCGTTGACCGACACGTCGCCCGCGTAGGGCACTTCGAGCTGTTGCAGGACCGGGTCGGCGGGGCGGGTGGCGAAGATGTCGCCGGGCAGGAGCAGCACCGGCAGGTGGTTGATGGTCGCGAGGGCGGCGCCGGTGACGAGGTTGGTGGCGCCCGGGCCGATGGAGGTCGTCACCGCGTGCGTGGACAGGCGGCCCGACTGGCGGGCGTAGCCCACCGCCGCGTGCACCATGGCCTGCTCGTTGCGGCCCTGGTGGTACGGCATCTCCGCGGCGTGCTCCAGGAGCGCCTGGCCGAGGCCGGCGACGTTGCCATGGCCGAAGATGCCCCAGGTGGCGCCGATGAGCCGCTGCCGGACGCCGTCGCGTTCGGTGTACTGGGCGGACAGGAAGCGCACGAGCGCCTGTGCGACCGTCAGCCTCGTCGTCGGGGTCATCGGCATCCCTCCCTAGGGGTGATCACGGGTACGCAACGGCCGCGACGAGCGTTCATGTCGGAGACCTCCGGCGCGGGGCCGTAGCGGGCGGGGAGTTGTCGCTCGCACTTCGCTCCTGCCAAAGCAAAGCGGCTTCCCGCGCCGGAGGCGATCTGGG
This is a stretch of genomic DNA from Streptomyces hawaiiensis. It encodes these proteins:
- the mmsA gene encoding CoA-acylating methylmalonate-semialdehyde dehydrogenase; protein product: MTKIVNHWIGGKTVEGASGTHGPVTNPATGEVTTKVAFASADEVDAAVAAAKDAYLTWGQSSLAQRTSILFKFRALLDANRDAIAELITAEHGKVHSDALGEVARGLEIVDLACGINVQLKGELSTQVASRVDVASIRQPLGVVAGITPFNFPAMVPMWMFPIAIACGNTFVLKPSEKDPSASLKIAELLSEAGLPDGVFNVVHGDKVAVDRLLEHPDVKAVSFVGSTPIARYIHTTASANGKRVQALGGAKNHMLVLPDADLDAAADAAVSAAYGSAGERCMAISAVVAVGSIGDELVEKIRERAEKIKIGPGDDPTSEMGPLITKVHRDKVASYVEGAAAEGCDVVLDGTGHTVDGFEDGHWIGISLLDKVPTSAKAYQDEIFGPVLTVLRTETYEEALELINASPFGNGTAIFTRDGGAARRFQLEVEAGMVGVNVPIPVPVGYHSFGGWKDSLFGDHHIYGNDGTHFYTRGKVVTTRWPDPADAPAGVDLGFPRNH
- the iolD gene encoding 3D-(3,5/4)-trihydroxycyclohexane-1,2-dione acylhydrolase (decyclizing) translates to MTPTTRLTVAQALVRFLSAQYTERDGVRQRLIGATWGIFGHGNVAGLGQALLEHAAEMPYHQGRNEQAMVHAAVGYARQSGRLSTHAVTTSIGPGATNLVTGAALATINHLPVLLLPGDIFATRPADPVLQQLEVPYAGDVSVNDCLRPVSKYFDRITRPEALIPSALAAMRVLTDPVETGAVTLALPQDVQAEAYDWPEEFFAERVWTVRRPGADPTELTEAVQAIRAAKRPLVIAGGGVHHSRAEEALAEFAETTGIPVASTQAGKGSLRHDHPQDVGGVGHTGTATANELARTADLVIGTGTRYTDFTTASGTLFSNPDVRFLNLNIAPFDGHKLAGRPLIADARSGLRELTNALRPHAYRVAGTYATEYTEDKERWEQRVDACYEVDEPDTRPTQPQVLGALDELADESDILINAAGSLPGDLHKLWRTRSPDQYHLEYGYSCMGYEIPAAIGVKMAAPDRPVWALVGDGTYLMMPTEIVTAVQEGIAIKVLLIQNHGYASIGGLSESVGGERFGTAYRYPSQDGSYTGPPLPVDLAANAASLGMRVLRAKTVRDLREALAEARAADTPTCVYVETQTADTVSGAPPAQAWWDVPVAETATRPSAVKARELYERHVSTRRRHL